TTGTGGAAGAGGGCAACTAAGTGGGACTCCAGATGTGCAGTTTGACACCCACGTGGGTGACAGTCAGGCCTCTTTAGCCTCCCCAGCTGCAAGGTGAGTTTATTGCTGCCTTCTTCCCTTAGAAGTAGAGAGATGCTTAATTGAAGGACTGTACAAAGCTTTGAAGAGACCAAGCACTGCATTAGGGCCAAAGTTATTACTCTTGAGCTGCCCAGGCACAGTccccagcagaagaaaaacaagcctCCTGAACTGGAGAAAGCGAAGGAAAGAAATGCacagctggttttggttttaatgtaAGCCGCCCAGAACTGAAATATTTACTCAGAAGCAGCAGGGATTAGTGAAATCATGGCTCCAGATCTTCAGAACATGCATCCATGCTCTGcttgttttgccttttgtttttgcAATTTCTTGGCAGTTAATCAAATGAAGTATCAAACATCCACTGGTGAGCCTCGCTAAGCCCTCTGGTTTGACCTGAAGTCAGAATGAATACAGTACATGAGTTTAGGGGACTTCAGCAcatgcagtttttcttttaagtcaATGTCACCCTGTCTTTTAGACTGCATCCTAATGGTAAGGAGGCAAGGCCAGCCATCCCATGCTTCAagttttcctcaggaaaattaATAACAACACTGACAAGCTACATAACAGAAGCCACAAGACCATTTAGGGTTGTAGATGAGATCATTTATCAGTCCAAACTCCAGAGCACAGAGACAAATCtccctctctccatctctcctcAGACCATCAAGCTAGAGCTGTGCTCTGAGAACCATGGGACAGGGCTCAATGCCTTGGCTAGGGCACCAGCACCCCATGCTCCCCCAGAAGCACAAATCTGGGCTGCTCATACCAGTGACAGCCTCTCCAGAGAGGAGAACTCATGTATATAGGGATTTAATGAGGCCGAGAGAGAAGAGTGTGATCAACCCATGCTTCCTCTGACCTGCAGTGGGAAATACTATATTTTTAGAAGCAACAGAGATGACATACTATTGCTGTGGATGCAATGACACTGACAGCCCATGACCACACTGCAGGCCTTCGGCTTCTGACTGGAGTGTGAGGCAAGTTCACCATGAGTATGGAGGGCAGAAGATGGGATCTTGCCCATAATCTCTAACATCACGTGAAAAATATGACACTCCTCATTATTTTAGGGGCACAAGACTCCTATTAGGTCCCTAgtcaaaaaatgtgaaaaaaaaataatcacaggtTCAAGGAGAAGTGGGCCTTTCTCCATCTATCAGAGGACATCTCCATTTCTGGAGGTCTTACTTGTGCAAATAGAAGATGCTTCAGCAGACTAGCACTAGAGTTTCCCCCCAGCATCGATGCAAACATCCTGGTTACCAGCTAGCAGAGCCAGCTCAGCTTACAAGAGGATAAACTTGTATACTATGTGCCtgcatgttttccttttaagagGAGTTAGGGATATGATTTTAATGATTTCAGTCTCAAAGAGAGAATCCCATAGGCTAAGTCAATTTTGGGGTCTTCAAAAACCAGATCAATGGGGTAGTAGCCAAAGCCAACACAGGGACCTGATGCAACATATTGATTTTTGGTGGTGGCGATCCCTCCAGACCCTCAAGAAATAATAAACCACTCAAACTGAAGTCTGAGAGAAAGTAACTGGTCTACAGGCCCTAAGGATGTCTTGGTTTCATTTCCACTGTAAATAAACCTCAGGCAGCTTGAATGCCAACATACAAATACCAGTTGTCTGTAGAAATAATTCATAATATAGAATTCTGCAGTGAAGAAATGACAGatggaaataaatgtttgtATTTCTCTGAAAAACTGACCATCGGtcaataaaaatgcttttctcgccccccaaaatccaacccTTGCCCCCCAAGTCATGCAGTggaaacattaaagaaaaattcacTCAACAATCATTTGGGTGGCAGTAGAAACCCTGTAATTAGTATAGAAATCAATTTTAAAGGTTGCTGCAAAAAATTATGCTCATGAACAAAACGTTTCTCTTCAAATTGAAATCAGTGCCTGTTCagcataaaggaaaataattgaaTGGGTGGCTCAACTTTCatgttttcagagtttactAAGTTTTCCCCATTGGTTTTCGTTGTGCATTATAGCAGGCATCATAAAACAATCGTAAAACATGCCTCAACTCAACATGCTTGTGCCAGTCAAGCACTGAGATGATCAGCTTCCTTCTGTAGACATCTGGCAACGGAGAGGAAAAACATTCATTGGGCCAGACTGCCTGGCCAAATAAGTACCTGGAGACAGAATAAATTAGCAGCACCTATTCACCAGTACTGCTTTTGGAAAGAGAGATTAACCCAGTGACAAAGCAGGACTTCACTTTCTCCAGCACAGAGTAAATTAGCTCAGTCTTCAATTGGACACTCAGTTTTAAGGTTCATCCAAGCATGCCAGGATCCATACTTACATTACGCAGCTGTTTGGTACATTAAGGAGGCAACAGGGGAAGAACTAAACCCTGGTTTGATGGTTATTTCAGAAATCCAGCATTTGCGTTACCCAAACAAAAGGTGAGGACCAAGTTCCTCTGCCTGTGTCTCGCTGTGGGAAGGGGACTTGGTGCCATCTGCAATCTCTGCACGTCTGCAGGGGTTCTCCTGGCAGCTGCTTAACCAACTTGCTGAAGTACAGCGTTGGCAGCTACtgctcactgcagctctgcctcttgcTATTAAATACAGCACCACTGATCGCATGAAATGGAGTCAACGCTTTCTAATAAAAAATTAGATaaatttaaatgtcaaaattaCTAACCTCCAGCGACAAGATGACCGTAATCTGGTCCTTCTTGGTTCCCCCCAGTCCCGCCACTTTCCTGGAGATATTGCTCATTTGTTTGTTGATCAGTTTTtcaaaagaacatttaaaaaacacatgGTTATAAGCCTCAGTTGCAAACTGGACTAATCTCATTTGCTCTCTAAAAATCTACAGCTAGCTTATTCCTGCATACATTTTTCATCAGCCATCACTTTGAATATTCATGACCTCTTACTCCATGACCACATTTTAATTGCAGAGACATTTACATTCAGGGTCTCAGAGTGATTTTTGACTCCAAGAACAACAAAAGCAGGCTTGGTGGGAGGGTGACCAGCCAGTTGAGGATTTGGGAGGAGCACAGTGGTGTCTTCAATGTCACCGACTTGGAAGGTACATGCTGAGCAAGCAAAACCATTAGCAGAGCATAACCTGCTGGCTTTGGGAGGCACATGTTGGAAAGCACCAGTGGCAAAGCTCCTCACCCTCCACACCCAGCctgtgcagaggctgcaggcagtgtgGGCCCTGCCAGCACTGGCGGGACACTTTTGGGGCTGCTGATGCTCCTGGCCAGGCAAACTTGGGCTGCTTGCTTGccaagcagcagggaaaggagctgcacctccacccagctccagcctgcacTGGAACGTAAGCCCACATGCACAGATGGAGGCCAGCAGGGCAGGTCTGGATGTGGGAGTACCTTTGGGCAGAACAGAGCGTGTAGACACATCCCCGGGAACACTGCGGAGGCCCCAGAAAGTGCAGCTCCACCCGGATGCCCAGGGAGGATTTGTGCAGCAGTCTCTGAAGAATCCCATTACCTTGCACTGGCACCCACATACTCTCAAACCCATGGGGACTGGCATCTTTTTGGACATCACAACTTTCATCACTTCTGACGGTTTGAAGATctgctaaaaatatttatttccctggGTTTTAGCTTTCCGACTTTCATGCAGACTAACAACCAAATTGTGGGCAGTAAGAGCAagcatttgtttattttgtaagAGGACTTCTTGCTGCTAATTGAAAACAAGCATTTTCAATGAGGCAGCTGTTTCAGTACTGTGAATAGACAGATCAGCATCACATTGAAGATCTAATAACCCGCTAATGAACCTCAATTTTTGGAGCCCCCTCCCTCactcatttttatatttcagtaaTTCCAAACCATTGATATGTGCTGCCAGTTATTTAATTATATCCTCTGACATCTTTTAATACAATCCAGAAAAAATGTAACTTGCTTTGTTTAGTTATCAGACTATTAAAAACCTTGTTACATGTATCtaacagtttctttttttcttttcttaaataaatagcAAAGTGAATGGAATGCCAGCACCATTGTGTTCATAGAAATTTCCATACTAGGATGATCACACAGTCATATTCTGTAACAGTGCATAAAAAGACACCTTGGAGGAAAGGTGGTGGTTGCTGGTGCATCAACCTGTGAGCGGTCTGTGCATCGGCAGCGGGATGTGGTGCCTCTGCAAAATCTCACAGGCCTGGAGCCGGTGCCTGCTGAAGTGGCCTCAGTGTGACTCTGCAAGAGAGCAGCTCGCAGGACATCTAACGCAGGGCGCAGGGCGCGGATTTCCTGCCTGCCACCAAGGGCCACACAGCCGGCGGGTAACCCAAGGGGCTGGCCATGTCTCTCTCTAGGCAGAAGAACAATGGCTTGAAACGAGGGAAATGAGCAACATGAAAACCAAACAGGCTGACTAATGCTCAGCAAGGCAGGGGCTTGGAGAGTCAAAGCTGCCAACTCCTTAATCAAGAGGGAATTATGCAAGTTACAGTGAAGGTTACAGAACCAGCTGTCATTTTTTGATGGGTTTccctgggctgagctggtgTTATTTTCACATCTGACCAAcagcttctcttccagctgggaCAAAGCTTAAAAGGGACAGTGCTGAAGGAATAGCAGCTATATGCACCACACCAGAAGATCCCTCaacagcctctgctgccttTAACTCACTCCactctgtgcaggcagagtgCCCCAGTGCTCTCTTTGCCCCTCCATACACTGGAGTGCAGTGCAATCCCACCTCTCTGCTTCTGTTAGCTTAAACCAGACccttgttattttaaacaggAGTTTATTGTATTTAATACAttataaaatctgaaaaaattgtAGGAAAGCAGCAGATTCAAACCAGAGCATCTCTACCAAATATTAATTATTCTGGCCCCCtttgaaaaacacaaaacaaaacaacaaaaaaactcaTTCAAAAGAAAAGTTAACCTTTCACATCTGTGAGGGCAGACAAAAAGTGTGCGACTTCTGTACAAACTACatttaaaatttcagctttccAATGCAATGGATGGTCGTCTCCTGAACACCTGCCCATCCACCTCTAAAAAAGACAGACATAAACCTCcatatgcaaataaaattgAGTCAAGGTGTGTACACATTAAAAAGTGGATGGCTGTTTGGCAGTGGAAAATGGGTGAAGAGTAGCCTATGAATCCCCCCCTGGCAATGGCTTGTACACCGTTAAGTGGGCCCGGGAAGGGCCTAGGACACTTAATGGCCATCACAGCGCCAACCTCATCTACCACATTTTGTCATTGCATTTCCTACCCTTtgacatatacatacatatatatatgtacagacatacatatacatacatatttttttatgtgtgtgtgtgttttctttataCCTTGAGGTTACTATTATTCTCACTACTATTCCAAGTGTTCCCATATGAATTCAGGTGTGGTCTCTATATTTGATATAAATGTGTCTTTTATTCAATTTTAGTTCCAGGACTTGTTTGGAGTCCAAACTGCACATGAAATGtcccattttttctttcctctttttttttccttttttttttttttttttttttttttgcataaagaAACATGTCCATTTTAGTCCAGAGGCTCTTGCTTTATTCGAATGACAGAGGGTGCACGAGATGTCCTTCTGAGTTCTCGTCTCAGTACGTATTCACTGAATTGGGAAGAGTCCACCCCACCTCCACATGAGCCAACAATCTCAAACCCTCTTTGCTGTAACCTCTCAAGTACCtgcaaaaaagaggaaacaaacacCAATGTATAAGTAAATAAACAGATGATTTGCTGTCCAATGATAATAGCTGCTGTTTTCAAATGGATtcagccagggaaaaaaaaaagtggttacATAGATTAACTGTACTAGATTGATTTCTGCTGACTATGGCCACTgagcagtgaaaaagaaaaaaatgaagaaaaatttattttatttttttagtactGCCAACAAATCCAGTCTTTCTCTGGCCACAGAAGCATTTCTAGAAAAACACGTTCTCTGCTTCATAGAATTTACAATACAAAAGGGCAAATACAGGATTGCACAACAGATGCTGAGGAAACACCTCAACTAAATGGTGACAATGTAGATAACACAGTCATAATTTCAGAAAACCTACCATGATATTTACTAGAGACTTAAAAACCAACTCTTTGTTACTTttatcatcatcttcatctgtTCTGGGCTTCCTTTGCCTCACCTGTGAAGGAGACTCTTCCTGGGATTTACCAGGGTCAGCCTGACAGGCACCAGCCCCAAGGAAGGGGCTGATGCTCCTGGACCCCAGAGGATGTGGGACCCTCCATTCAGCATGACCAGACCTCACAAGGGTTGTGCTGGAATCAGGTCCCTACCAAAGCTTTCCCTGCTATTTCACCAGTTGTCAAATTGGCTTGCATGGGTGCTGGGACAACACTGGCAAGTAGCACAGCACAAGGCTGCAAAGAACTAGGGTGGGAGGAGAAGTAAGCTGAGgtttaaaaatgcttcaaagAAGACATGCCATGTCTCTACATAAAATGCTTCAGGTTGGCAAATGTCTTTCCAAAGTTCCTGAGCATGGCTAATTGCACTTCAGACATATCAAAAAGGAAGGGGTAGGAAAAGAGACTTGGAAACAGCGATCAAAACACACGTGCAATTTTTGTTTACCCTGACCTTTAGCTTTTAACTATATGCCAAAatcccctgcccctgcccaaaTGTGTTGGTGCAacttgctgaaaaacagaacagGAGAACTTGGGTCCTGAGAAAAATGTGGTGGAGTCAGCTCTGGAAACGCTCAGCCCTGAACAAACCATTTGGTCTGTACGTCACTCTTCAGGTCTATGGGTAGTCCTTGTCCTGTCTCCCATTTTTGTTAGTACTGGGAGATGCTTATGTCTTCCTGTTATCAGTGTGGGATCATTACCACTCTTGAAGCCTGTACATATTTTGCCACTCTGACTCAGGTTTTTCACATCAGTAAACATGCTTTGTAATTCTTATTTATGCAACAAAAATGTAAGCATCAGAATAAGTGACAAAGTGCTGAAGGATGCAACTGCCTTGATAACTATCACATGATGTGGCTAAAGAACCGTCCTTGAAGCTCCTTTTCAGTTGTAATCTGACATCTAAGGCTGTCCTAAATTTGCATTAATCTCTATGACAAAACAATTTTGATGTTTCAGCATGAGAGTCAAGGCTGGTAAGGGACAATTGTCCAAGCATAACATGGGTTAGATAGGTCTAGATATGTCTGTCTAGACCCTTGTGTTAAGTGCTAGCACAAGTGAAGTGCCTGGCCAGCCTTCAGTGCATGCCCCAGTGCTCAGCTTGCTtcatctggagaaaaagaggctcaggggtgacctacaactacctgaaaggaggctgaaGCAAGGTGGGTGATGGGCTCTTCTACCAGGAaaccagcgacaggacaagaggaaatggcttcaagatGCACCAGGGGAtattcaggttggacatcagaaagaatttcttcactatgagggtggttaagcattggaatggactacccagggcagtggtggagtcagcatccctggaaatgttcaagaaatgactggatgtacacttagtgctgtggtttagttgATGTGGCGGTGTCTGATCAGAGGCTGAACTCGgtgatcttggagatcttttccggCCttaatgactctgtgattctctaCCTGGACAGTGGGACCTGGCAGATGAAGAGATGCCAAGCTCAGCTTGCTGTTCTGTGTAAGAATTCACTCATGAGTCTGCAGCATGTAGGAGGTGTGTTTAAACCAAACAGCATCAATTGTGCTATTGATGATTCCAGATGGCAAGTGCTGGCTATGCAGGATGTGCTAACTATGTGCAGGCAGGTGTCTGAGGTTGGTTGCTTTTAACCAACAAAGGATAAAACATATAACACTAACACTGAAGTTTATTATAATTATTCCAGGAACTACCTGCATTTGTCTCCTGGATTTTTTCTTATCCATTTCATAACAGCTACTGATTTTAGACATTGCTACATTGAATCATGGAATactttgggttgaaagggacctttaaagagcATCTAGTTCAACCCTCCTGcagtgggcagggacatctttcactaaatcaggctgctcagagccctgtccagccgGACCCTTGAATATTCcatggatggggcatccaccacctctctgggcaacctgttccagtgtttcaccaccctcactgaaaaattttcctccttttatctAGTACAAATCTGCCCTATTTTCGTTTAAAatcattactccttgtcctatcgATCGCAACAGGCCTCTACTATGCCccaaaaaattaggaaaaaatattgaaagtgAAAGTGAAGGGTCTTCCCTGAGACCACAGAAAATTCTAACACTACTGTAGCTTGTTTGCAAAGAGATTTGGTGATACGTGAATTAAATGGAGAAAGACAACTTGACGCGCAGAAGTAAATCACTTGCTTAAAGCCTCCAGCTGATTCTGCTCACCAAAACGCTCCAGTGACATGGAAGAGGGGCAGCCCACTGGCACGTGGCCAGCAGCTCCCTTTCAAAAAATGCACGTGACTTCCTACCTGAACTGAGTTGAGGTGACAGTATCCGTTCAGCGGAAATCGGATGACGTGTGTAGAGTCGTGGTTCCAGCCGGCGTTGACAGAGTTACACATCACATCACCGATCTCTGGGAACACTTCCTCTATCAATGACTTATCTCCACTCAGGGTAATCCTCTCGCCAAGATCTGGGGCAACTCGCACCACCAGGCACTCGCAGGACTTTGAGAAGCGGCCACTCTCCCGGTCCTGTTTCCACCGTTCCATCTCTCCTAGCATGGGCTGAAGCTGAAAATACTTTGCTTCTTCATATAACAAGCTGTAGTCCTGAAAGACACATACATTACTGTGCACAATTAAGAGAGGCATTGCTAATGTGGTGCTTAAGGTATATGGTTATTCAGGCCAACGCTGCTCTAGGTCTGGAACCCTTCAGACAGAGCTCCTAATTACTGTGTAGGAAGGTGTAATAAAATAACAGTACAAGCAAAAAATAACCATCAGCCACTTGAAACAGACTGAGTATAGCAGCAATTTTAAGAGTAGAGAAAGGCTATGCTTGCTCAATTCCCTGCTTGCTCGattctcttctgaaaaaaaacccccacttttCCCCATATTTTATCCCCACAGTGATGTCATATAATAATGATCTCATTGAACAGATGGAACAGAATTCAATCAGGATTCAGAAAATTCATCACTAGGATCCATTGCATCTTACAGCAATACTAGCAGGCATTGTAACAGGTATAAGAATGTAAATGAGGGAGCCTGCAATGGTTGTTAGTGTAAAATGATTCAGATATTTGCATAATGTTTGCACATAttagtgcattttaaaaattaagtattttttaatacttccCTATTTTGCCACTAGTATTGTTTACTACATCATCTCAAATGCCAGAGCACAGGGAATGCATTTCTAGGCATAGCCACTGCAGAAGTAATTTAGAACTGATGATGTGGAGTCTGCCTActgccattttttaaatttcaaaaaacattaaaaaaaaatcttgtttttctAGGTGTAAGAGCATAAAAccatttggaaaatatttatacagaGAAAAGAGATACATGAGAAttaaggaagagagagaaacagaatgACAACAAGAGAAGCCTGCTAACAGTCAGTATGGTCCTGAATTTGAACTAGAAACCAAATACTTGATGAGGACACCTAAATCATGgtaaaaatactgtttacaTTTCTTGTGTAACAAAAAAGTAATGTAATCTATGTATTTCTAAGAAACAAGAAACACTGTGCATTTTAATCACTGTTTTTTTGTACACCTTTAAGCATAACTGGGGAGGACACCCCTTTGAACATCACAGTTGGGTGAACTTGCCAGgagttacatttttaatttcagcacAGCTACAGTATATTTATGTGTTTAAAAGGCTCTACATATGTAATTTCTTAATATTGCATGAAAGgtggcttttccttttcctgtatttctgaTTACCTGCAGGACAAGTGCTGAGAGCAGCACAAAGCCATGCTAAGGCTTCAAAAGCAGGAAATGATGCTTATCTGCTAGCTCCAAACTCCCACATTATTAAGGGAGATCTACCCTTATCACGTATGGAGCAGCAAGGATGTGTCTACCGCAGATGATTCAAAGGTTGCTGAAATAAAGCTCTCGAACAAAACCTCACAGCTATTATGCCCCAAGTGCCTGAAAAACTGTCTCAGCTATGAGAGGCAAAGGACTGCATACCAGTGTGAACTGCTCCATGGCTGCTCAAATGCTCCATGCCTGCCTCATCACCCATCACCTCTCCTGTTCAATCCCAGTTGCTGCATTTCCTGCAGTGAACCAGGTGCACTGACGCGTGATCATTAAGCACAGATAAGGATCTGTTCTGATTGCAGACACCACATATACACCCTCATACCTACTAGTGGATAAACACCACATGGATTCTGAAGCTCTGCCTCTGTAGGCTTTGTCTGACAGTGAACTACCACTAATTCAATTTGTTACTAAAAactaagctaaaaaaaaaaaaaaatagcaggcTCTTTATTAAAGTTTAAATAATAAACATAGAACTGTTCATTCCTGACTTCTCCAAAACTCCAAAATTAAACTTGCAGCATGCATTCAAGAGTCTGAGGGAGAAAAGATTCTATGACTTAATGCCCAAATATTACTATGTGTGCAGTTTATTTTGTCAATATTGTGATTCACACAccattttctgaatttcagtgtGGGAGTGgaaacaggagctgctgcaatCACTAGGGAAGCATAAAAACGGATGAGAGGACAAGTAATCAGCAAAGCTCATGAGCAGTGAGTTGCAGATTGTAACATCACTTCTGTTTCCATCAGTATCCTACACTATTTAATTTCCCTAGGTCAAACCTGGCAAGGTTGCTTCATTACTGCTATAGCCAGGAGGGGAAAGTTTAATATTGATGCCACTCTAGGAAAGGAAGACACCACTTTAGCAACCCCGTTCTTACTTTTGTCATGTACCTGAAATCAAACACCATACCCTGCaagtccccattccctgtccagGCCTCTGTTTTGACTACACATCAGATTTTTGCTTTATCAAGATACATGCAAAATTCCAAGTGCCTTGAAATCTCACCTTGAAATCATCAGGAATGAGGAGTTTTGATGTCCTTAAGAAATTCAAGATATATCTGAACATCTGCCCATCTCTGTCGATGAAATAATGCTGCTTGAGACTGTCGAGGACAATGGGCTCCGTGCCATCGAAAAGCCGGCCAATTCTGGAGAGGAAACAAGAGACAAGGAGCAGAGTCAGACCAAGCTCACCTCAAGAGCTGCTCAAATGGCCCAATGCTACAAAACCCTCCTGTGCAAACTTCactgaagcagctctgtggctttGTTCCATAAGAAAAGGGATGGTTTCAAACCACTGTGTAAGCCATATATTTTCCGGCATGGCTTCATTTACTTCcaaacagcacagctgggcaggtagaagggaagaagccagggcagcagcctcTCCCACCCACCTCACTGCCCTAATCTGTATCTCATAAGATGACAAATTCTCAATTATTTTGGACACATCTTTTGACAGTCCCCTTCAGCACACCCCATCCCTTCTAGATGCTCCTACACCCTGAACTGACTCATTCTGCTTTCCAGAGCAATGCATAGGGAACTTGATTTAGTTTGGATACTAAATCTGGGTACCTGACGAATAGTTTGGTTTGGTTCTTTGCTTGgttttcacttgttttttaAACCCAGGTCACTTTTTGGATACCATTTACTGCAACCAACACTAGGGCAGGCACAGCTGAGGTGAGGGCAGCACATTGAGGTAATATAAAGAGGGGGGTACAGAGTTGATAACATTGCAATGTGAGGTAATGCTTTAATGTAAAAGTTAAATGCTTGTGGCAGGTATCAATCAGAACACTCAAATACTATAGAAAAATGTCTCAAGTTTTAGACACCACTCACTGACCACCAGAACCATGCAGCCACCTAGAGAGCCTCCCTCTGCTTGCCAACAGGTCTTGCAACATAAACCACTGGGCGCACATACATTTCTGGATGTGGGTCCCACAAACCAGCTTCAGTTAGAGCAATAGGAAGGGCTgaaaactccaaacaaaactCTCAGAGTaacatgaaataaatgttttgtttctgcacTGGGGCATTCGCAAAACACTCCTGAATCACAGGTGGTTTCCCAATAAAATGAGCAGGAGTGACTGGTAGGTCTGATTCTGTGTGCCTGTCCATATGTCTGTACATGCAATGTGGAAGTACTTTTCGACAACAAACAGTCATGGCAcactatttttgctttgttttaaaagaagtgaATGAACAATGAACACCCACcaccagcaataaaaaaaagccaccaaataCTCAGAGGTGAtcagccctcctggctgcatGAAGCACCCCAGGCTGAGAGATGCCCCATCTATTGGCCAGCAGAAAGGGAAGTCCAGAGGGGTTCAAGAAGCAAAAGACAGAAGTGGCTCCCAGagggggaggcagcagggcttGCAGCAGGCTCTCAGGGAACTGCACAGGGGCAGGGTTCCAGGTGACCATACACTGTGTTGCATCAACAGCCAAATATCCTCCCTTTGAAAATGGCACAGGCAACCCAAATTGAGTTTGGAATGATGTCTGTGCCTGGAGCaggtgtatatatgtatatatataagtTGTGAACAGAATACAAATCTCATCTATAGTTTCTCACCAgctgggaggagagcaggaaagaaacaaaactccaTTAACCCCAGCTGGCCATTTACAGTTCTGTAGTAAATGCCTGAATTAATTCAAGTTGCATGAAGTCTGTAGCATATAAggaattaaatgtattttgcatCATGATCAGgtacagaactttttttttttccaagccatCCCTTGAACTATTCAAGCTTTCTTCCTTGTctcggttttggagacaaaacttcaggaggaaacactccagaATGAGTGcctcctccaaagggaaaagggcctccccttttcctccaccaataagacaagtgg
This genomic stretch from Corvus hawaiiensis isolate bCorHaw1 chromosome 30, bCorHaw1.pri.cur, whole genome shotgun sequence harbors:
- the KCTD1 gene encoding BTB/POZ domain-containing protein KCTD1 isoform X3, with protein sequence MQCPERPSPPEPLDRNPGARLKDSRPNMSRPLITRSPASPLNNQGIPTPAQLTKSNAPVHIDVGGHMYTSSLATLTKYPDSRIGRLFDGTEPIVLDSLKQHYFIDRDGQMFRYILNFLRTSKLLIPDDFKDYSLLYEEAKYFQLQPMLGEMERWKQDRESGRFSKSCECLVVRVAPDLGERITLSGDKSLIEEVFPEIGDVMCNSVNAGWNHDSTHVIRFPLNGYCHLNSVQVLERLQQRGFEIVGSCGGGVDSSQFSEYVLRRELRRTSRAPSVIRIKQEPLD
- the KCTD1 gene encoding BTB/POZ domain-containing protein KCTD1 isoform X2 translates to MSRPLITRSPASPLNNQGIPTPAQLTKSNAPVHIDVGGHMYTSSLATLTKYPDSRIGRLFDGTEPIVLDSLKQHYFIDRDGQMFRYILNFLRTSKLLIPDDFKDYSLLYEEAKYFQLQPMLGEMERWKQDRESGRFSKSCECLVVRVAPDLGERITLSGDKSLIEEVFPEIGDVMCNSVNAGWNHDSTHVIRFPLNGYCHLNSVQVLERLQQRGFEIVGSCGGGVDSSQFSEYVLRRELRRTSRAPSVIRIKQEPLD
- the KCTD1 gene encoding BTB/POZ domain-containing protein KCTD1 isoform X4, translated to MEELRDSRPNMSRPLITRSPASPLNNQGIPTPAQLTKSNAPVHIDVGGHMYTSSLATLTKYPDSRIGRLFDGTEPIVLDSLKQHYFIDRDGQMFRYILNFLRTSKLLIPDDFKDYSLLYEEAKYFQLQPMLGEMERWKQDRESGRFSKSCECLVVRVAPDLGERITLSGDKSLIEEVFPEIGDVMCNSVNAGWNHDSTHVIRFPLNGYCHLNSVQVLERLQQRGFEIVGSCGGGVDSSQFSEYVLRRELRRTSRAPSVIRIKQEPLD